The region GGTGGCCAAATAAGAAGTATTTTCATATTACTTAATTCCATTAATTAATCAAATATTTACGATAAATAATTTGCATTTATCTTTATATAGTCAATGGAATAATCACAAGTCCAAATTGTTTTAGATTTAGTACCTATGTTTAAATCCACTGTTATCGTTATTTCTTTTCCTTTTAAGGAATTCCTTACTTTTTCCAGGGTTTCTTTTTTAGCACAAGGTTCGCCCTTATCTACAATCAGATAATTATTCAAATGCAGCCTGAGTTTATCGTACTTTAATCCAGTCCTGGCTTTACCAATAGCCATTAATATACGACCGTAATTTAACTGTTCACCAAATAAAGCAGTTTTGACCAAAGGTGAATTACCGATTGAATAAGCAATTTGTTCAGCGTTTTCGAAAGTCGGGCTATTGATTACATTAATTGTTATGTATTTTGTAGCCCCTTCTCCATCTCGGATCATTTCCTGAGCCAGCGTTAACAAAACATCTTTCAAGTTCTTGTAGAATAATGCGTACTCATTATCTTTAGTAGTAATCATTTTATTATTGGCAATGCGGTTAGATAAAAAAAAGACTGAATCATTTGGGCTAGTATCTCCATCAATCGTGATACAATTAAATGTCTCATTTACAACATCTTCCAGCATTGCTTTCATCATATCATATGAAATTTTAGCATCGGTAATCACAGTAGAGAGCATCGT is a window of bacterium DNA encoding:
- the argJ gene encoding bifunctional glutamate N-acetyltransferase/amino-acid acetyltransferase ArgJ, translating into MSKTGLSSVQGFKFAGIALENKKNNIGLLFSEQNDTYGVAMYTRSDIIASPVIVSKENDKLSQKKRAVLINSGNANAFTGKQGIQDSIKCLQVISKMLGINTSECYIGSTGVIGIELDMEKILAALPKVVEKLQSDENSALDFIKATMTTDTKIKQASVTFPLNGIPVTIGACVKGAGMIMPNMATMLSTVITDAKISYDMMKAMLEDVVNETFNCITIDGDTSPNDSVFFLSNRIANNKMITTKDNEYALFYKNLKDVLLTLAQEMIRDGEGATKYITINVINSPTFENAEQIAYSIGNSPLVKTALFGEQLNYGRILMAIGKARTGLKYDKLRLHLNNYLIVDKGEPCAKKETLEKVRNSLKGKEITITVDLNIGTKSKTIWTCDYSIDYIKINANYLS